A genomic window from Arthrobacter sp. FW305-BF8 includes:
- a CDS encoding acetyl/propionyl/methylcrotonyl-CoA carboxylase subunit alpha — protein sequence MTINSVFRTVLVANRGEIACRVIRTLRAMGLRSVAVYSDADAGARHVREADAAVRIGPAAAAQSYLSIDAIIRACQDTGAQAVHPGYGFLSENADFARALEAAGIAFIGPGVEALDVMGDKIRSKNHVARYGVPVVPGIAEPGMTDEELIAAAPAVGFPLLIKPSAGGGGKGMHAVDRPEDLPSALATARRVAASAFGDDTLFLERLVTSPRHIEVQVLADTHGNVIHLGERECSLQRRHQKVIEEAPSPLLESLADGEAVRARIGEAACQGARSVHYTGAGTVEFLVSDDSPDEFFFMEMNTRLQVEHPVTEMVTGIDLVEWQVRIAGGEVLTVGQDDVVLNGHAAEARVYAETPHRNFLPSSGEVVLLDERGSLLTPRGRPAFQGPAAPGTGHLQTRDVRIDSSLLPGLEISSDYDPMLSKVIAWGTDRKAALDKLDAALERYTVLGIDTNVEYLRLLINDEDVRAGRLDTTLIDRKMPELGFRDIGSTELAAAALWLWLGEAGGLEPGGVEPGGRRSGIRSPWDSARGWRLVAPAPWRLSFGLPGGAMATVAITWPGGGAADAGHALVSVDGGPERTVRIPGPAADAAGREAAGADAARPRAEPNGPGLSVITLKVEDQQHTFAISGSREMEPDGDHRRKARPRHVYVGSGGWSCGLEVLTRESRLERVLAAVEREEGAADPEVRSPMPGTVVAVPVRDGELVTAGQVLLSVEAMKMEHQLVAEVSGTVHISVSTGDLVKADQVVATIHAASIHAAGTAPQDSTDERKEA from the coding sequence ATGACCATTAACAGCGTGTTTCGCACCGTCCTGGTGGCCAACCGCGGCGAGATTGCCTGCCGGGTGATCAGGACCCTGCGCGCCATGGGCCTCCGTTCCGTTGCCGTGTACAGCGATGCCGACGCCGGCGCCCGCCACGTGCGCGAGGCCGACGCCGCCGTCCGGATCGGCCCCGCCGCGGCCGCCCAAAGCTACCTCAGCATCGACGCGATCATCAGGGCCTGCCAGGACACCGGTGCCCAGGCGGTGCACCCGGGCTATGGATTCCTGAGCGAGAACGCGGACTTTGCCAGGGCGCTGGAGGCCGCCGGCATCGCCTTCATCGGTCCCGGGGTCGAGGCCCTGGATGTCATGGGGGACAAGATCCGCTCGAAGAACCACGTGGCCCGGTACGGCGTTCCGGTGGTTCCGGGCATCGCCGAGCCCGGCATGACGGATGAGGAACTCATCGCCGCCGCCCCGGCCGTGGGGTTCCCCTTGCTGATCAAGCCCTCGGCGGGCGGCGGCGGCAAGGGAATGCATGCGGTGGACCGCCCCGAGGACCTGCCGTCCGCCCTGGCAACGGCACGCCGGGTAGCTGCGAGCGCGTTTGGGGACGACACCCTGTTCCTGGAACGACTGGTGACGTCCCCGCGGCACATCGAGGTTCAGGTCCTGGCCGATACGCACGGCAACGTCATCCACCTGGGGGAGCGCGAGTGCTCCCTGCAACGGCGGCACCAGAAGGTCATCGAGGAGGCGCCGTCACCCCTGCTGGAATCGCTGGCCGACGGCGAGGCCGTCCGCGCCAGGATCGGCGAGGCCGCGTGCCAGGGGGCCCGCAGCGTCCACTACACCGGCGCCGGCACGGTGGAGTTCCTCGTTTCGGACGATTCCCCGGACGAGTTCTTCTTCATGGAAATGAATACCCGGCTCCAGGTGGAGCATCCCGTGACGGAAATGGTCACCGGCATCGACCTCGTCGAGTGGCAGGTGCGCATCGCCGGCGGTGAGGTGCTCACGGTCGGGCAGGACGACGTCGTTCTTAACGGCCACGCTGCGGAGGCCCGGGTCTACGCCGAGACCCCGCACCGGAACTTCCTGCCGTCCTCGGGCGAAGTGGTGCTCCTCGACGAGCGCGGCAGCCTCTTGACGCCGCGCGGCCGGCCGGCCTTCCAGGGCCCTGCGGCTCCCGGCACCGGTCATCTCCAGACCCGGGACGTGCGCATCGACTCATCGCTGCTGCCGGGACTGGAAATTTCCAGCGACTACGACCCCATGCTGTCCAAGGTCATCGCCTGGGGGACCGACCGCAAGGCTGCCCTCGACAAACTGGACGCGGCGCTGGAGCGGTACACCGTCCTTGGCATCGACACCAACGTGGAGTACCTGCGGCTCCTGATCAATGACGAGGACGTCCGCGCCGGCCGCCTGGACACCACGCTGATTGACCGCAAGATGCCGGAACTGGGGTTCCGGGACATCGGCAGCACGGAACTCGCGGCCGCTGCCCTGTGGCTCTGGCTTGGCGAGGCCGGTGGACTTGAGCCCGGTGGAGTTGAGCCCGGCGGGAGGCGGTCAGGCATCCGGTCGCCTTGGGACAGCGCGCGGGGCTGGCGCCTCGTCGCGCCGGCGCCTTGGCGGCTAAGCTTCGGCCTTCCTGGCGGTGCCATGGCCACTGTGGCGATCACCTGGCCGGGCGGCGGCGCCGCCGACGCCGGCCATGCCCTGGTCAGCGTCGACGGCGGGCCGGAACGGACAGTCCGGATCCCCGGTCCGGCGGCTGACGCCGCCGGACGCGAAGCCGCCGGAGCTGACGCCGCGAGACCCCGCGCCGAGCCCAACGGACCCGGACTCAGTGTCATCACACTCAAGGTGGAGGACCAGCAGCACACGTTCGCCATCAGTGGTTCCCGGGAAATGGAGCCCGACGGGGACCATCGGCGGAAAGCGCGGCCGCGGCACGTTTACGTGGGCAGCGGCGGCTGGTCCTGCGGGCTCGAAGTCCTCACCCGGGAGTCCCGCCTGGAGCGGGTGCTGGCCGCCGTCGAGCGGGAAGAGGGTGCCGCGGACCCGGAAGTCCGGTCACCCATGCCCGGGACCGTCGTCGCAGTGCCGGTTCGTGACGGCGAGCTAGTGACGGCAGGACAGGTGCTGCTGTCGGTTGAGGCCATGAAGATGGAGCACCAGCTCGTGGCCGAAGTCTCCGGCACGGTCCACATCAGCGTCAGTACGGGCGACCTGGTGAAGGCCGACCAGGTCGTCGCCACCATTCACGCGGCCAGCATTCACGCGGCCGGCACCGCCCCCCAGGATTCAACAGATGAACGTAAGGAGGCCTAG